The following proteins are encoded in a genomic region of Neomicrococcus aestuarii:
- a CDS encoding ABC transporter ATP-binding protein, whose translation MTTTERTLDVQDGIVARGLARSFGDVPAVKSIDFDAPMGQVTALVGPNGSGKTTLLLMLASLLQPDAGTITVNGITPEDNLRGVRSQIGWMPDTLGVWEQLTVTEVLVMVGQLYGMTRGAAESRAADLLELVQLQPLAKRPSRVLSRGQQQRLSLARALVHDPQILLLDEPASGLDPGARIDLRNLIRRLADAGRAVVISSHVLSELDEMADRAVFISDGRSVDVQTITEAGAQARRYALISLDEARLRAALEASGTEFGEVRRQHRQEFVVRCATEHDAAALLSGLVSAGIPITQFAPAAGALEESYVNAMQRSKEGRS comes from the coding sequence ATGACAACAACTGAGCGCACGCTGGACGTGCAGGACGGAATTGTGGCGAGGGGTCTCGCACGTTCCTTCGGGGATGTGCCCGCCGTGAAGTCCATTGATTTTGATGCACCCATGGGTCAAGTAACCGCGCTCGTGGGGCCGAACGGTTCAGGCAAGACCACGCTGCTGCTCATGCTGGCCTCCCTTCTGCAGCCAGATGCCGGAACTATCACGGTCAACGGGATCACCCCGGAGGACAATCTTCGCGGCGTGCGCTCGCAGATTGGCTGGATGCCGGACACCCTGGGCGTGTGGGAGCAGCTCACGGTCACGGAGGTCTTGGTGATGGTGGGGCAGCTCTATGGCATGACCCGCGGCGCGGCTGAATCCCGCGCAGCCGATCTGCTGGAGTTGGTGCAGTTGCAGCCGCTCGCGAAGCGGCCTTCACGGGTGTTGTCCCGAGGTCAGCAGCAGCGCTTGTCGCTCGCACGTGCGCTGGTCCACGATCCCCAAATCTTGCTGCTGGATGAGCCCGCTTCTGGACTTGATCCGGGCGCCCGGATTGATTTGCGCAATCTGATCAGGCGTCTCGCGGACGCGGGCCGCGCCGTCGTCATTTCATCCCACGTTCTTTCTGAGCTGGACGAAATGGCCGACCGCGCCGTCTTTATCTCCGATGGCCGTTCCGTTGACGTGCAGACCATCACCGAGGCCGGGGCGCAGGCTCGCCGGTACGCGCTGATTTCGCTGGATGAGGCACGGTTGCGTGCGGCGCTCGAGGCGAGCGGTACGGAATTTGGTGAGGTGCGGAGGCAACACCGGCAAGAATTTGTGGTGCGGTGCGCTACTGAGCACGACGCCGCAGCTCTTCTGAGCGGGCTGGTTTCCGCTGGGATTCCCATTACGCAATTTGCGCCGGCCGCCGGTGCGCTCGAGGAAAGCTACGTCAACGCGATGCAGCGAAGCAAGGAGGGTCGGTCATGA
- a CDS encoding aspartate kinase: protein MSLIVQKFGGSSVSDADGIKRVARRIMDTRAQGHDVVVVVSAMGDTTDDLLDLAGQLTDDAPAREMDMLLSSGERISMALLAMAIDAAGGKAVSFTGSQAGMVTDAVHGKARIIEVSPDRVRKAIERQHVAIVAGFQGMSKDSHNITTMGRGGSDTTAVALAAALDADVCEIYTDVDGVYTADPRIVSSAQKIDKISSEEMLEMAASGAKVLHLRCVEYARRFGVPLHVRSSFSTNEGTWVLPSPDDKIKIQEGEPLEQPIISGVAHDRSEAKVTIVGVPDIPGKAAEIFGVIAGANSNIDMIVQNVSTAGRGKTDISFTLPIVEGKDALAALHEAQERIGFEGVEYNEQIGKLSLIGAGMRSNPGVSFRFFEALSAAGVNVDMISTSEIRISIVTDADKLDTAVKAVHTAFDLDSDDAATVYGGTGR, encoded by the coding sequence ATGAGCCTGATCGTCCAGAAGTTTGGCGGCTCGTCCGTCTCCGACGCGGACGGCATCAAGCGGGTTGCACGGCGGATTATGGACACGCGTGCTCAAGGGCATGACGTGGTGGTAGTGGTCTCCGCAATGGGTGACACTACCGATGATCTTTTGGACCTCGCAGGGCAGCTCACCGATGACGCGCCAGCTCGCGAAATGGACATGCTCCTCTCCTCCGGTGAGCGCATCTCCATGGCGCTTCTTGCCATGGCCATCGACGCCGCAGGCGGCAAGGCCGTTTCCTTCACCGGAAGCCAGGCCGGCATGGTCACGGACGCCGTTCACGGCAAGGCTCGCATTATTGAGGTTTCCCCTGACCGCGTACGCAAGGCGATCGAGCGCCAGCACGTGGCGATCGTTGCCGGCTTCCAGGGTATGAGCAAGGACAGCCACAACATCACCACCATGGGCCGCGGCGGTTCGGACACTACGGCGGTGGCCCTCGCTGCAGCGCTCGATGCGGATGTGTGTGAGATCTACACGGACGTTGACGGCGTGTACACCGCGGATCCGCGCATTGTGTCCTCCGCCCAGAAGATTGACAAGATTTCTAGCGAAGAGATGTTGGAGATGGCCGCTTCCGGCGCCAAGGTCCTGCACCTTCGTTGCGTTGAGTACGCACGTCGCTTTGGAGTCCCACTCCACGTGCGCTCATCCTTCAGCACCAATGAGGGCACCTGGGTGCTCCCCAGCCCTGACGACAAAATCAAGATTCAAGAGGGAGAACCCTTGGAACAGCCCATCATCTCCGGCGTTGCACATGACCGCTCTGAAGCTAAGGTCACGATTGTTGGCGTGCCTGACATCCCAGGTAAGGCCGCAGAGATCTTTGGTGTGATCGCGGGCGCTAACTCGAACATCGACATGATTGTTCAGAACGTCTCCACCGCGGGCCGCGGCAAGACGGACATCTCTTTCACCCTGCCGATCGTTGAGGGCAAGGATGCGCTTGCTGCGTTGCACGAGGCTCAAGAGCGCATTGGCTTTGAAGGCGTTGAGTACAACGAGCAGATCGGCAAGCTCTCGCTCATCGGCGCCGGCATGCGCTCCAACCCAGGCGTTTCTTTCCGCTTCTTCGAGGCGCTATCCGCAGCGGGCGTGAACGTCGACATGATCTCCACCTCCGAAATCCGCATCTCGATTGTCACGGATGCTGACAAGTTGGATACCGCGGTCAAGGCTGTGCACACGGCCTTTGATTTGGATTCCGACGACGCAGCTACCGTTTACGGAGGCACCGGCCGCTAA
- a CDS encoding FBP domain-containing protein, whose protein sequence is MHSHSESALRKSFINCSKGAAQRINFPKEILNADSADWEKQIFLSWADPKAPQRAYLVAETTEGLQGLLMERNQTPAKGGGARMCQLCFTLHPSSGVSMVSIPTIKSSQDKYGSIGTYICSDLQCVAYALGKKKPEGIRQMEETLTVDEKIERMLANVKGIFAHVDELLKK, encoded by the coding sequence ATGCACTCTCATTCAGAGTCAGCTCTTCGCAAGAGCTTTATCAACTGCTCCAAAGGTGCCGCTCAGCGCATCAACTTCCCCAAAGAGATCCTCAACGCAGATTCCGCAGACTGGGAGAAGCAGATCTTCTTGAGCTGGGCGGATCCCAAGGCTCCTCAACGCGCGTACCTCGTGGCTGAAACCACGGAAGGCTTGCAGGGGTTGTTGATGGAGCGAAACCAGACCCCAGCCAAGGGCGGCGGGGCTCGCATGTGCCAGCTCTGTTTCACGCTCCACCCCTCCAGCGGAGTATCGATGGTGTCCATCCCCACCATAAAGTCCTCGCAAGACAAGTACGGAAGTATCGGGACCTACATCTGTTCCGATCTCCAGTGCGTTGCCTACGCGCTCGGCAAGAAAAAGCCTGAGGGGATCCGTCAGATGGAGGAGACCCTCACGGTCGACGAGAAGATCGAGCGAATGCTCGCGAACGTGAAAGGAATTTTCGCTCACGTCGATGAGCTCTTGAAAAAGTAG
- a CDS encoding YchJ family protein has protein sequence MTTKITDETRCPCGSGDTYQACCGRFHAGEAAPTAEALMRSRYSAYALSSTDPDKFAQYVYDTWAPETRPDLEDLRTPGLDWDRLTIVSTTAGGPFDSEGTVEFVAQYHNDHGKRFRMHEVSDFRRENKRWFYVDGEVSD, from the coding sequence TTGACTACCAAGATCACTGACGAAACTCGTTGCCCGTGCGGCAGTGGCGACACCTATCAGGCGTGCTGCGGCCGTTTCCATGCTGGCGAAGCAGCCCCCACCGCAGAGGCGCTCATGCGCTCCCGCTACTCGGCCTACGCGCTGAGCAGCACGGACCCGGACAAGTTCGCCCAGTACGTGTATGACACGTGGGCGCCGGAAACGCGCCCTGATCTGGAAGACCTGCGTACACCTGGCTTGGATTGGGATCGGCTCACTATTGTGAGTACGACGGCGGGTGGTCCCTTTGATAGCGAGGGCACCGTTGAGTTCGTGGCTCAGTACCATAACGACCACGGCAAGCGCTTCCGGATGCACGAAGTCAGCGATTTCCGCCGGGAGAACAAGCGTTGGTTCTACGTAGACGGCGAAGTTTCCGATTAA